A region of the Phaseolus vulgaris cultivar G19833 chromosome 11, P. vulgaris v2.0, whole genome shotgun sequence genome:
ttttatcaagaaaaaaactatttgttGCTTTGAAAATGCTatgtataataaattatttctttctgtATAATTTCTGTTCACTCTTAGTTTAAAATCAGCCTTAAGAGCTGATATTGacaaaactatatttttatactttctTAGCTAGAAATCCGATCATGGTTTACCCTACATTTGCATGCAGCATTCTCAATTTTTTTGTCACTTACATGGCTGCATGTTTTTATATTCTGAGTTTAGTTGCTTTTTTTCCATCTTGTTACAGGGAGGAAAGATACGCTCTAAACTCGTAGCTGAATTGAGTGGTGCTGATGGTGTGAGTATAGAGGAGGGAACAGCTGGGGATGGGGGAAAAGAAGCTGCTCAAATTGGCATGCGCAAGTAATATAAGTTCAGCACTTGGATAAAAGTACTCCGGTTACTTATTTTGTTGTATTTATTTGCTTGCCTTGCACATCATAGGTCTCTATTTTGCCTAAGCCCAGCTGGTGACACTCCATCCTCTGCTAGATTATTTGATGCTATTGTTAGTGGATGCATTCCAGTTATAATAAGTGATGAGCTGGAGCTTCCTTTTGAAGGAATACTCGATTACAGGAAGGTGTGTATGTATGCATTTATACCATGTAGTTGATTACTAAGAACGTAATTCAGAGTTAATGGTATAATTGCTATAAAATAATGGCTAAAATGGCTTGCTAGCTTTGGATGGTATTTGTTTTGGTGTGGACTGTGTGACAAGGCGCAATGGGAATATCTGTTGGTTTATATATGTGTACAGCAGGACATAATAGCCAATCTTATTTTACACAGTACCTACTATTTTAGATGATTAATATTGACAGATATGTTATAGCAAGACACGATTATGTCATTAAATAAGTTTGTTTTAATAACTCGATCTCTGAAAATGTAGTAGATttgtttagaaaaataaattactgaagaaaaataaaaagatccCCTCAAGCATTAAGAAAAGAGCACAAGGGGATAGCAGAAACCCAAAAAAATCCAGCAGGGCCATCCAGTTTATCTGACTCTATGTATTGAAGCTGGAGTTGACAATACCAACAAGATAGCCATGGCCTATGTGCCTGACACCAGAGAAAAACTATAACCATAATCCTAACCTAAGACTTAAGTGTAGGGAGACAAAGGTACACACATTCTATTTCAACCAAATGCACCAAAGAACAATATAGATTGCACACTCTTACTGAATTTGGGCCTCTTGTTAATTAAAACCCTTTTACTGCACACTCCAAGGTAACACACACCCAGTGACCAAAACCGCATTATTGTCTCTGATATGCCAATGCTGTATGATTATGTGATAACTCGGAGCCTTATgagttgttatttttttttatgggaATTTGTCGTATATGCAGATAGCATTGTTCATTTCCTCTAATGATGCCGTAAAGCCAGGTTGgcttttgaaatatttaaaaggCATTAGACCTGCTCATATCAAAGAAATGCAACAAAATCTTGCCAAGGTTTGTAATTCCCTTCATGTAGAATTTAATGTAactaatttttcattttctcaaaTTGAGTTATTGTCTTGCTttcttgtttgatttttttttttcttttcagtaTTCAAGGCATTTCCTGTATTCTAGTCCAGCTCAACCTTTGGGTCCTGAAGACTTGGTTTGGAAAATGGTTTGCTACTGTTTGTTTTGCTATTTAAGTTTCTGTTCCTATTATTCTTTCTAGGTTCTTTGTTCACATGAACTTAAGCTTGGGTTTAGCCCTCATCTTTCCCATCGAGTGGTTTCTTCCATTATAGTTTTGGGAAAAGAGTgcaattattcttttttattcgTTTGTTCCATAGATTTTGATAAGTTTATTTCTGGATGCCATATAATGAAGTATGTTTAATATTGACACACTTAGTTAGCTGTAGTGTTTCACTTTCACGGACTTGGTaccttaaaataaattttgggttACTTTTTGTTTTACAGAAGTTTTACTTTGCTTTAAAAGCTGTGACTATAGCCTTTTTGTTTTCTAGATTTTATCAGGAGTTTGTGGACAAATTTCTCCATAAACACgttttaaagagaaaaatatgaCCAGTAAAGAAAGGTGGCAATCAGAATATGTTAAGGTTTAATATTGAGAGACGTAGTTAGCTGCAGTGTTTTGCTTTCACAGACTTGTTGTTACCCTAAAATAAGTTTTGGGTTGCTTATGTTTTCCGGAAGTTTTACTTTGCTTTAAAAGCTGTGACTATAGCCTTCATTTTCTAGATTTTATTAGGGGCATGACAAATATCTCTATAAGCACTTCTAAAAGAGAAaagtaagaagaaaaaaattaaatgacttTGTCCATAAGAATTCAGAGAAATTATATGAGAAATTTTCTACAAATTGGCTAATGCCAAATTTAGCTTATAGAGAAACtcgtttatttttttctattagaAGTGCTTCCAAACAGGCCTAGGTAAGATTATTTATTTGTAGCACAACACAACTACTCCTGCGGTGGTTAGATGTTTGTTTAAAAGAGATATAAAAGAATGAAATATCATTCTGCTGGCAACATCGAtactattaatttatatttacttgGATTACTGTGTATTTTGTCAATGATTGgatcaaatttagaaaatattccTTATATCATACTGATGTTATTCTTTTCTGTAGAACTTAgtattatatgtatatttaatttgtGTTGGAAACCATCAGAAATATCTGTGATGTTTCCTTTACCTTTATGTTGAGTGTATTCTGGGGTCTGTCTTTTGAAGGCATCTCCTTTACTATGGTTCTCTCTGTTTGATGCTACAGATGGCTGGGAAGTTGGTGAACATCAAGCTTCACACAAGAAGATCTCAACGTGTAGTGGAAGGATCTAGAAATCTGTGTACTTGTGAATGCAGGCCTGCCAATATTACTAATACTGCTTCAATGATTTCTTGAATCGCtttgttttctttataattGTATTATCTACGGTTTTGCTCATCCCCTCTCTATTGTCTCCTgcaatgtttttcttttgtattcTTTGGTTGGCTAGTTTGTTGTATAACTTCGATCTTGACGGAAAAGgaatttaaatgataatcaAAGATCATAATTGCCTCTTAAGTTCTTTTTTGAGGACCAAATTTGACTAGGCTAAAAAGCCCAATGCtcacttattttattttcattcagGGATTAGCAATAAATGAAGATTAATTTaatgatatataattattataaataactaaCATTACTAATCAGATTTCATTGTTTGCAGAGGTGATTGCGATTATGAGGCTTCTATACTGAGTTATACCCCTTTATATCATTTGACAGTTTTAACCTTTTTTTCAGAGTTGGCAATCGTTTGAAAATGAATATGTTAATCCTGAAAATGTTAGTGTTCCTAAGGCTAGCATTGCTCAACGGTGTTATATATATACcgtataatagtaataataatttgtaCAATTAAAGAATGATCCATAAATGCAGAAGATCATTATAGTTAATATATAATCAAATGAACTAAAATTTCCGTCATTCCAttcaacaaaggaattaaaaacagaaacgACGAAAAATCAAATTCCATTTATCACGTTCAATGTATAAGGCGGGTGATCTAAAATGAGAGCAACAATTTTTAATGAAATCGCGATTCAATTTAGCATACAGTAGAAACAGATTCGAGGATGCGTGTTACCTAAACGAGAAGAAGCAGCCTCTGAAAATGGAAGCAAAAGAATGTATCAAAGAAAGTAGAAGAAGACAAAGGTCCAGATGGAGAGACACAAGAGGAGCTGAAGGAACAGCTCCGCAGAGGCGCAGAGCATGATCTTCTTCTTCATGATACGCTCTTTCACCAATTGAATCTTCAGGTCATGGATTTCTCTCTCCCACTTTTCCTGTATCAATCATCAGTTATCAGTTAATGGATTCATCAGTGAGAaacagagagaaagagagagagagagagagagagagagagagagagagagagagagaaggaatTTACCTGGTGTTGAGAGTTTGAGGAATTGAAGGAATGGAGAAACAATGCAGCTTTTGCGCAACGAATCAATGCCGCTTCTGATTTCCCACTCTTTTCCATTTCCTCTTCACTGTGCCTTGCTCTTCCAAACTCTAACAAACTTTTCTCTTCCCgcgtttttcttctttttcacttttttcGACTTAAATACCACTCACCTATGCCAAGTCATATTCGAATTCTTTCagacattatatttttttattttttttaataaaatcatattatttttattttaaaataaaaatatttgtactcTGTTTAATCCGTGGCATTCGTTAATAAagcaaaattcatttttttattttatttaaaaatttacattCAATTCTATCATTAAATAAAGTaaacaacatattttattataattgaattacataaatttaacactggaatcaattataactaaaagttgaattaatttgttttaattcaatttaatttatttgaatcCTCAAGCCGATTCAAACTACTACTCCAGAATTTTGTTCaaggttttttttaagaaaataaataaaattcataatattGAACTTTGAGTCAAATTTATAATACgaaaattatcataataattaaataatatgtataaatgtatattatatttagcaatatcttttaataataaatttatatgtaaaatcatcaaataacaaACAGTttagattattttatattttttttaaataacgtATTATTATGTACTATTTAAATTATGTACTAAACCAGTTATTTGACCGGTTCGGTTTTCGAAACAAAACTTTAAAGAAACCGACCATAAAATATATGTTCAAATCATAAAGTGGAGCAACGGATTCATGATAATGAACTGTGATAATAAATTAAAGGTACTGTTAATATAAAAcattattatcataaaaatatttcacataatttaataaattgattGTATGTTACATCAATTAAagatttgtttattatttaataactttattgtttaatttaataaaaatacatttctattataatcattttaattgctgtaattacatataataatttGGTTTTACGATTTAAGAACTTTGTGTTACACGTTTAacgttaaaatatatttcaaaataatttgtatcatcgagtaaaattttttttttttattatttatgactGTTCTAATGAAGAGTTTAagagattttttaaattataacattttctcttttttgtacggagtcttttatttataatttattattcttttaaagTGTTAGGGATTTTAAAGGAGGGTTTATGAATCTTAATTTTCttctattatttaattttttgattCTCATTACTATTATAtggattttagttttttttttttttgtcttgttaATAGTTCAAATACAGAATGTGATTGtcgataaataataaataaaatcatactTGATCATGGAATATATTATAGGAACACTTTCCTTATATTCATTTAATGGGaatactttttattaataatttctttatgttttattcCATATTCAGCAAACTTTTTAACATtgcaataattaaattaaattagtgataaacaaaatcattataataacgataaaaaaaattcaatgaaTTGAAGTGAGTTGGCATCCACTGGAGAATGTTTGAATTTAAATCAGAATACTCAAATTTCCTTTATATTTgacctttttatttatttttcagattCAGTTAAAGACAATATTCATCTTAATCTAAATTTGTTCAAAGCAAAacaaatcattattttttaattttatttaaattcaattaaatatGACCCGACACTAAAATTCTCCTTTATTCACGGTATCTGTGCAAATTAAGGAAAGTGGTTTCAAAATTGTTGTCATTTtggacaaaaaaaaatgatttttttatagcaTTCAAGCAGTGGGCACCATCAACTCCACTTCTCTTTCATATCCAAGAACCTTCATatgtaataattttgtatttcgaagtaaaataagaaaatgaaggaagtaaaagattcattttttaatatgaagaTGCAGCATAATACAACTATGATGTGATGGGTTTGAATCATGGAGCAGTAGTGCTTAGTTTTGCTCACGACTAACTACCTCTCTCTGTCAACGTGTATCAGGGAACGATTGGAGAGCATGTTATAAGCTCTTGCAATCAGTGCCAAAACACTCTGTAATCTGTCACCATTTTCTTGCAAGGATCAGACACAGTACAAGGATGTCAGATCTCGTCTCAAGCTGAGTGGCATTAACTTTTTGGTATGATCTCTTTTTCACCATCACTCTCAGCTTGATCCTTTTTCCTGAGATATGCGTTCATGGGGTGTTTCTTTTTCTACTAAAGGTGTGATCTTTATGTGATTATTCTCATCACTTTCATGCACTTGTAACGGGCTGATTGATTGCCGAGAATAGAGGCGAGAAAGGTGAAAGTgggaacatttttttttcctgaaatttagACTTTTGAGGATTTGTGAGTGAAGCAATGCAGGGAAGTCAAAGGAGTTTTCCAACTCAGCATGACTTCATGTGACTGTCTGTCTTGAACAGTTCAGCACAACACGCTTtggtttatttatttgttgatttctgtttttcgtttttctCTACTTTCATCTTCTTCGAGTCCTTGATGAAGCATTGAACCCTTTTCATCGGAATCTTAGTCCTAATGTGGGCTCTTGGTTTGAGTTGTCAGAAATTGCGAGAAGGATGCTGAAGAACCCTGGATCTTGCACTGGAGGTTTAACTGCATTTGGGTACTTCTGATTCAGCTGAATCTGTAACCTTTCATAGGTGAGTCTTTAAAGTTTTGTTGCCATTTATTTTATGTATCAGAGATTTTGTTGGTTGCTTGACATTTTCTGTAACCTCTTGAAATTTTGACAGAGATCCAGATGTAGACTGTAGAGTAAATGATTagttaaattttgattttgaacAGTGGAgaatttttcacaaaatttaaaaagCTTGGACTTGATTGAGACTTGAATGATGCACCTTTATTATTAGGATAGCGTTAGGTGCAATTCacttgaatatttatttttgtcttaTCAATTATCATTGTACGATTTATTGATTACGAATTTAGATTCACCTTTGAACTTTGATTCCAATCTCTATAACACAACGTTGAAGAAGATCCGATTGCTCAAGTAGTGGATTTTGCAGGACTTTTAAGATTAGTCTCTATAACACAATGCTGAAGAAGATCTGATTGTTCAAGTTGTGGATTTTTGCAGGACTTTTAAGATTAGTCTTTGTTCTTCAAATATGTCGTCAAAACCATTCAAGCCAAGCCGGTTATCTCATTCTCAGCCACCAACTTCTGAGGCTTCTGATGGCCAGAAGCCTCCTTTGCCTCCAACCGTGACGTTTGGTCGAAGAACTTCCTCTGGTCGCTACATCAGCTACTCCAGAGATGATCTTGACAGTGAACTTGGGAGTAGTGACTTCATGAATTACACAGTGCATATGCCTCAGACACCTGATAACCAACCTATGGATCCATCAATTTCACAGAAAGTTGAGGAGCAATATGTGTCAAGCTCCCTTTTTACCGGAGGATTCAACAGTGTTACTCATGCCCATCTAATGGATAAGGTGATAGAATCCGAAGCAAGCCATCCACAGATGGCTGGTGCAAAAGGGTCTTCATGTGCAATTCCTGGTTGTGATTGTAAGGTGATGAGTGACGAACGTGGTGTGGATATTCTCCCTTGTGAGTGTGACTTTAAGATATGCAGAGACTGCTATATAGATGCAGTAAAAGCAGGAGATGGAATGTGCCCGGGATGCAAAGAGCCTTACAAAAACACAGAGCTAGATGAAGTTGCTGTGGATGAACGAAATGGTGGAAGGCCATATCCGCTTCCTCCCTCAAGTGGAGTGTCTAAAATGGAGAGGAGATTGTCCTTGATGAAGTCAACAAAGTCAGCATTGATGAGAAGTCAGACTGGAGATTTTGATCACAATCGGTGGCTCTATGAAACAAAGGGTACCTATGGTTATGGCAATGCTATTTGGCCAAAGGGAGGAAATTTTGGAAGTGGAAATGgggatgatgatgatgttgtTGAGCCAATGGATCTGATGAACAGACCCTGGAGGCCACTTACTAGGAAACTCAAGATACCTGCTGCTATTCTCAGCCCATATAGGTAAAAatacttttgttttcttttgccTTGGattctttgtaaaaaaaattcaaatcagTGATTAAGATACTTACATTACACCACAatgttttcttcaattttccaatgATAATTGACTTTGATGAAGCCTTTTGAAAACGAATTATATTTCATAACTTTTTATAGTTGTATGATCTTATTGCCTGTAGTTTGTATGATGTGGTCTAATCAAGTGTGTTACACCAATCATCTGTCTTCTAACAAGTATGTTGTTTCTGTTGCTTCTAATTTTTCAGACTCATCATATTCATTCGGTTGGTTGTCCTGGTACTCTTCCTCACATGGAGGGTGAAGCACAAAAATAGCGATGCAATCTGGCTATGGGGAATGTCTGTGGTATGTGAGATATGGTTTGCCTTTTCCTGGCTACTGGATCAACTTCCCAAGCTATGTCCAATAAATCGTTCCACAGATCTTAATGTTCTGAACGAAAAATTTGAAGTGCGAAGTCCCAACAATCCTACTGGAAAGTCTGATCTACCAGGCATAGATGTCTTTGTCTCTACCGCTGATCCTGAGAAAGAACCACCTCTTGTCACTGCAAACACCATCTTATCTATCCTAGCCGCAGACTATCCAGTTGAGAAACTTTCTTGCTATGTTTCTGATGATGGAGGCGCACTTCTGACATTTGAGGCAATGGCTGAAGCTGCCAGTTTTGCCAATGTGTGGGTTCCATTCTGCCGTAAGCACAATATAGAGCCTAGGAATCCTGAATCATATTTCAACCTAAAGAGAGATCCCTACAAAAACAAAGTCAAGCCAGATTTTGTCAAGGATCGCAGAAGGGTGAAGCGTGAGTATGATGAGTTCAAGGTCAGGATCAACGGTCTGCCTGACTCTATCCGGCGCCGGTCTGATGCCTTTCATGCAAGAGAGGAATTGAGGGCCATGAAATTGCAGAGACAAAACAAGGTAGATGAACCTGTAGAAGCTTTAAAGATTCCAAAAGCCACATGGATGGCTGATGGAACTCACTGGCCAGGGACTTGGTTGAATCCTTCATCCGAGCACTCTAAGGGTGATCATGCTGGTATAATTCAGGTATTAAACATAGTGTTCCACTAGTTCCTAGTGGAGTTACTTGTCAAGTGTCAAGTTTATTCTTTGAGAGATGAGAGTGAATAATTCATGGTTGATGAATGATGCAGGTGATGTTGAAACCTCCAAGTGATGAACCTCTTCTGGGAAATGCAGACGATGAAAAGCTCATTGACTTGGCTGATGTTGATATCCGTCTACCCCTTCTTGTTTATGTTTCTAGAGAGAAACGTCCAGGCTATGATCACAACAAAAAAGCCGGTGCCATGAATGCCTTGGTTCGAGCCTCAGCCATCATGTCAAATGGTCCTTTTATACTCAATCTTGACTGTGATCACTACATCTACAACTCCAAGGCAATGAGGGAAGGTATGTGCTTTATGATGGACCGTGGTGGTGACCGAATTTGCTATGTTCAGTTCCCTCAAAGATTTGAGGGAATTGACCCTTCTGACAGATATGCCAATCACAACACTGTCTTCTTTGATGTCAACATGAGAGCACTTGATGGACTTCAAGGACCAGTCTATGTAGGAACTGGTTGCCTTTTCAGAAGAGTTGCTCTCTATGGTTTTGATCCTCCTCGCTCTAAAGAACACCCTGGCTGCTGTAGTTGCTGCTTTGGCAGAAAAAAGAAGAATGCTAACATCTCCGAAGAGAATCGGTCACTGAGGATGGGTGActctgatgaagaagaagaagaaatgaatCTATCAATGTTCCCTAAGAGATTTGGAAACTCAACTTTGCTTATTGACTCAATCCCAGTGGCAGAGTTTCAAGGCAGGCCACTAGCCGATCACCCTGCAGTGAAGAATGGACGCCCTCCGGGCGCCCTCACCATACCGCGCGAGCTTCTCGATGCATCGACCGTGGCAGAGGCCATCAGTGTGATCTCTTGCTGGTATGAGGACAAAACTGAGTGGGGACAGCGTGTTGGATGGATCTATGGATCAGTTACAGAAGATGTGGTTACCGGCTATAGGATGCACAATAGAGGGTGGAAATCAGTGTACTGTGTTACCAAGCGTGATGCATTTCGTGGCACTGCTCCAATCAATCTCACTGATAGGCTGCATCAGGTCCTTAGATGGGCAACTGGGTCAGTAGAAATATTCTTCTCAAGAAACAATGCACTTCTGGCAAGCCCAAGAATGAAGTTTCTCCAAAGGATTGCATACCTCAATGTTGGAATCTATCCCTTCACTTCCTTTTTCCTGATCGTCTACTGCTTCCTCCCTGCACTTTCCCTCTTCTCTGGCCAATTCATTGTTCAAACTCTCAATGTCACTTTCCTTGTGTATCTCTTGACCATCACTGTGACTTTGTGCATGCTGGCAGTGCTTGAAATCAAGTGGTCTGGCATTGAGCTGGAGGAGTGGTGGAGAAATGAGCAGTTTTGGCTGATTGGAGGAACAAGTGCACACCTAGCCGCTGTGCTGCAGGGTCTGCTCAAAGTGGTAGCAGGCATTGAAATCTCCTTCACCTTGACATCAAAATCTGCTGGGGATGATGTAGACGATGAGTTTGCTGATCTCTATGTTGTGAAGTGGACATCCCTTATGATCCCACCAATCACAATCATGATGGTTAACTTGATAGCAATAGCAGTTGGAGTGAGCAGGACCATATACAGTGTGATACCTCAGTGGAGTCGTCTACTAGGTGGTGTGTTcttcagtttttgggtgttgaCTCATCTCTACCCTTTTGCAAAAGGGTTGATGGGAAGGAGAGGAAGAACACCAACCATTGTTTTTGTATGGTCTGGTCTCATAGCAATCACAATATCACTCCTTTGGGTGGCCATCAATCCCCCTGCTGGTACCAACCAGATCGGTGGTTCATTCCAGTTCCCATGAATACCTCATTCTTTTTGCAggttacattttttttgttgtttaaaATTCTTTTTCCCTCTTGAGTCAACAACTGAGTGATGATGATAGCAGTGAATGAACTTCATCACAGTTTATGGTGCTTGTGaattttgtgaagaaaattAAAACTGGAAATATTTGATACTGAATGAAGATTTGTTCTAGCCTTATATCACTCACAAAACTTGTATATCTTTCTTGAATGATTTGTAGATATGTTCAGTAAAACTCTAATTTTAATCAAACATTAGTGTAAATCTATGTAACAAAGACACAGACACCGATACGATACACCGATACGAAAATACGTATAGTCTCTGTATAGTCTCTAAAACGTAGGACATAGGAATacagatttatatattatataaattgacaattaAGATTAATGTgcacaaatatattttatttttctcatagcagaaaaatgtttttcataactggttcaaaaaaaattatttcttatttttgtaatcataataaaaatttatacaataattttaagcttttataatattaatgtatttctcctttttaaaattgtgttagaaccgtattAAAATTGAcagaaattcaataaatatttgttgaattggacacttcatcGATACGTGTTCTACGAGTATCGGTGTCGGATATATGAGTCTGATACAGACACACCTACACCATTTAAGATGTGTGTCTGAGTCTCATAGGTAAAAACACTTAAAAAGATTTATCCATTTTTAACATGAAATTTTCCAATTCTTGAACTCTAAAACGAGTTTATGTTTAGAATGATTTTTCTAAGAACTTGTTACAATTTTCTTCCCTTAAATCAAGTGAGtgaattgaaacaattaatgTTCCTCAAAAAATTTgagttaattataaaaaaatttatactatGTCATATAAAAGTAGTAACTCTGAGACACTCCAAAATATTACTTAAACAAATTGCTAGAATATCCAAACTAAACAACTTCTAAAACGAATATTACAATCAAGTTTTTCTAAAATACAGTTTTCATTGTCTTTTGTCCTTATTCAAACAGATGGATTActgtaattaattttatttatatgtaattattttgatcatgttgaattatattaactaataattaattattttcaatttcaatttcaattaaagtgATACAAGTTTACACATTTTGGCATCTCCACTTTTACCTTTTTgaactaaaatataattatcCTCTATTCctctatttttaataaaaaaatagcacTTTTTATTTGtcactttttaaattttaagataaaatgcatatttttcaattatattcttaatttaattaatgtagaaaaaactaattatcataatataaagaaaaaaatatataatgctTATGTTTGATGGGGTAAATAAGCTaattactaatttataaattattttaaccaacacaaaaatatttgataaactATTTTGAGTAATTTATTTTGAAGAACTTTTAACTATTATAAACTACAATTAATTTATGACTTTTTCTTATTAGCatcttttctattttaatgTATCGTTTTATCATTTTGAATTTCTTTTCActtattattacttatttttaattttacatacaCGATtgcattatttttaatattttttaaattattttatacgtttttttatgtattttaaattaaaaaaatgtttaacatTACTGGATATTATCTCGTATGAAAGTTAGACAcaataaaagttattaaaaaaactcaatttaaaattagtttaaatcgagaaataaaaataaataaatcttttaaaataaataaaaatttaatttgattagCAATCATTAgattaactaatttaaataaaatgacttattcaaaatatatatacaatttttaaaaataaataaaaatattaaaaagtccaaaataaatttaattatttaaaaatataaaattataattgcataataatattatatttttacctagaaaacacaaatttattttattacgacaaaaaatatataattatatatgtttatgtgattttacatttattaattatttcttaCCAAATATTTCTAATtcaataaattagtttataagctttaaacatatataaattaagAGTTTAAAACCTACACCTAATTTATGAGTTACAAATTATGGAAACTAATCCAAAGGGTGGAATTTACAATCTATAACTCAACATTTAGAAGCTCATTTGGAAATGGAAAAAGTGTATACTTGACaccaaattataataatatttaaaattaaaaataattaaaatattatttaattaatttttaaaatgtatttttttacagTATTTACGGTGTTAATATATCACCATCCTTAAGAAATATGTTACTATTACTTACttgaaaaaagttatttttatgtgcttattttttagaaattggAGTATGTTgttgtataaaatattaaaatggcTTGCAATATGATGAACttgataacaaaaatattatttctattaAATTCATCTTGATTACAGA
Encoded here:
- the LOC137820597 gene encoding cellulose synthase-like protein D3 — translated: MSSKPFKPSRLSHSQPPTSEASDGQKPPLPPTVTFGRRTSSGRYISYSRDDLDSELGSSDFMNYTVHMPQTPDNQPMDPSISQKVEEQYVSSSLFTGGFNSVTHAHLMDKVIESEASHPQMAGAKGSSCAIPGCDCKVMSDERGVDILPCECDFKICRDCYIDAVKAGDGMCPGCKEPYKNTELDEVAVDERNGGRPYPLPPSSGVSKMERRLSLMKSTKSALMRSQTGDFDHNRWLYETKGTYGYGNAIWPKGGNFGSGNGDDDDVVEPMDLMNRPWRPLTRKLKIPAAILSPYRLIIFIRLVVLVLFLTWRVKHKNSDAIWLWGMSVVCEIWFAFSWLLDQLPKLCPINRSTDLNVLNEKFEVRSPNNPTGKSDLPGIDVFVSTADPEKEPPLVTANTILSILAADYPVEKLSCYVSDDGGALLTFEAMAEAASFANVWVPFCRKHNIEPRNPESYFNLKRDPYKNKVKPDFVKDRRRVKREYDEFKVRINGLPDSIRRRSDAFHAREELRAMKLQRQNKVDEPVEALKIPKATWMADGTHWPGTWLNPSSEHSKGDHAGIIQVMLKPPSDEPLLGNADDEKLIDLADVDIRLPLLVYVSREKRPGYDHNKKAGAMNALVRASAIMSNGPFILNLDCDHYIYNSKAMREGMCFMMDRGGDRICYVQFPQRFEGIDPSDRYANHNTVFFDVNMRALDGLQGPVYVGTGCLFRRVALYGFDPPRSKEHPGCCSCCFGRKKKNANISEENRSLRMGDSDEEEEEMNLSMFPKRFGNSTLLIDSIPVAEFQGRPLADHPAVKNGRPPGALTIPRELLDASTVAEAISVISCWYEDKTEWGQRVGWIYGSVTEDVVTGYRMHNRGWKSVYCVTKRDAFRGTAPINLTDRLHQVLRWATGSVEIFFSRNNALLASPRMKFLQRIAYLNVGIYPFTSFFLIVYCFLPALSLFSGQFIVQTLNVTFLVYLLTITVTLCMLAVLEIKWSGIELEEWWRNEQFWLIGGTSAHLAAVLQGLLKVVAGIEISFTLTSKSAGDDVDDEFADLYVVKWTSLMIPPITIMMVNLIAIAVGVSRTIYSVIPQWSRLLGGVFFSFWVLTHLYPFAKGLMGRRGRTPTIVFVWSGLIAITISLLWVAINPPAGTNQIGGSFQFP